A window from Candidatus Binataceae bacterium encodes these proteins:
- a CDS encoding NTP transferase domain-containing protein, translated as MEDRNLAAIVLAAGLGTRMRSKHAKVLHPLGGRPMIARSLRAVSALDARPIVVVVGHQAAEVEAAVRANSETPLTFALQPRLLGTGDSARHGLAAIPEHFTGDVLIGYGDVPMVTSATLAAFWSAHRQSGAALSLVSVRVA; from the coding sequence ATGGAGGACCGGAATCTCGCCGCTATTGTGCTCGCCGCCGGACTCGGTACCAGGATGCGCTCGAAGCACGCCAAGGTGCTGCATCCGCTGGGCGGGCGGCCAATGATCGCGCGGAGCCTGCGCGCGGTGAGTGCGCTGGACGCGCGGCCCATCGTGGTAGTGGTGGGACACCAAGCCGCGGAGGTGGAGGCGGCGGTCCGCGCCAACTCCGAGACGCCGCTGACGTTTGCACTGCAACCGCGCCTGCTAGGCACCGGCGACTCGGCGCGGCATGGGCTGGCTGCAATTCCCGAGCATTTCACCGGCGACGTCCTGATCGGCTACGGCGACGTGCCGATGGTGACCAGCGCAACGCTCGCCGCCTTCTGGAGCGCACATCGTCAGAGCGGGGCTGCGCTTTCGTTGGTGAGCGTGCGCGTGGCG